Proteins encoded together in one Lagopus muta isolate bLagMut1 chromosome 3, bLagMut1 primary, whole genome shotgun sequence window:
- the CCDC166 gene encoding coiled-coil domain-containing protein 166 — MASKAKQSQRDSVGAGKNKEVRAGNKEELRRSRNGDTSKSAMETVVRERNSYLQKESEILSEHMKTYMGRVQRFLWENRFLEEEAKRNRQESNIYLSYLSKHGQKCQNLIITLNEQNATHLSQVRQQKEKLVSRYAEREEEARSRLTEVEAKYALLNSEVEDLQPFKELQLEQTRKMEELEKELLVTKIHHSEEMRQIKSRFLQAKAGREEDSRQKILLLSRRAEEAAMRSLIQHIEQVKAENRRLRQELLALIRCSKVLKEIQAELREQQQQLLREQWCTQDVARRRLQRLEATCSSHGPFGGGYEPRETLV; from the coding sequence ATGGCATCCAAGGCGAAACAGAGTCAACGAGACAGCGTTGGTGctgggaaaaacaaggaagtaAGGGCAGGAAATAAGGAAGAACTGCGAAGGAGCAGAAATGGAGATACATCCAAAAGTGCCATGGAAACAGTGGTCAGAGAGAGGAATTCGTACCTGCAGAAGGAGTCTGAGATTCTTTCTGAGCACATGAAGACGTACATGGGCAGAGTGCAGCGCTTCCTATGGGAGAACAGATTCCTGGAAGAGGAAGCCAAACGGAATCGGCAAGAGAGCAACATTTATCTCTCCTACCTGTCGAAACACGGGCAGAAGTGTCAGAACCTGATAATAACGTTAAACGAGCAGAATGCAACCCATCTGTCTCAGGTCCggcagcagaaagagaagctCGTCTCACGGTACGCAGAACGAGAAGAGGAGGCCAGGAGCCGCCTGACGGAGGTGGAGGCGAAGTACGCCCTTCTGAACAGTGAGGTTGAAGACCTGCAGCCTTTCAAAGAGCTGCAGTTGGAACAGACGAGGAAGATggaagagctggagaaggaacTGCTGGTGACGAAGATCCATCATTCGGAAGAGATGCGCCAAATCAAGAGCCGGTTTCTGCAGGCCAAAGCGGGTCGCGAGGAGGACTCCCGTCAGAAgatcctgctgctcagcaggagagcagaagaAGCAGCAATGCGCTCCTTAATCCAGCACATCGAGCAAGTGAAAGCTGAGAACCGGCGCCTGCGCCAGGAATTGCTCGCGCTCATCCGATGCTCCAAGGTCCTCAAGGAAATCCAAGCTGagctgagggagcagcagcagcagctgcttcgGGAGCAGTGGTGCACCCAGGACGTGGCACGGCGCAGGCTGCAGCGGCTGGAGGCAACCTGCAGCTCTCACGGCCCTTTTGGAGGCGGATATGAGCCTAGAGAAACACTTGTCTGA